The window CATGGCCAAAGCGATATTGGTGTCTTTGACAAAGGCTATAACATCACCGGATTTTACAGCATTAAACAAAGATTGGTTGTCCGGATATACAGCCAGGGTGGCATCGGGTATTTTCTGTTTAACATAATCAATGGCCGCATCGCCTCGGATAATGCCGATGCGAAAACCACGCAGATCATTAAGACGCTTGATGCCCAGGATATTTTTTTTCACAAAAAAATGGGTTCTGACCTTCACCACAGGTGTCACGAAATCAAGGGTTTTACTCCGTTCCTGGCTGAAAAAACACCCGGCGTGGACATCGGCATCTCCATTTTGAACGGCTATGAGGGTCTGATAAAAGGGAACAGGTTTGAAAACAACTTTTATTCCGGTCTGTGCGGACCAGATATTCCAGATATCCACCACCAGGCCTGCGGGGTGATTTTCCTGATCCAGGAAATAATAGGGGATGCTGTCCGTGCCCACAGCAACGGCAACCTGTTTGGGCGGACTGTTTGCCAGACAGGTGTTTGCCGCAAAATCAAATACAAAAAAAATGGCTAAAATATAGAGTACTGCCGTAATGGATCTATTTGAGTTCATTTTGTTTTTCCAGCAGAAACTTAATTTTCGAAATATTGAAAAGAATCTTATTACGTTAAGTTGGAAAAAGCAACTGTGGGGTTCGCACCGCACGAAAAGTGAAGCGTCCCAAGGTTAACGCCAATCTTTGCCTGCAGTCTGAATTTGCACACGGATATTTATCGGATTCTTCCCATTGGGGCTTTGAATGTTGAAAAAAATTTTGTAAGCTGTTTTCGGATGTTAACCGTGTTTGGAAACATAACAGGACTGGGATTGCCATGCCGCTGGACATTGATTTTGATTCCATTGAACAGATTTTCTCCAATACCTGGGACCAGGACTGGGATTTTCTCTTTGAATTTGAAGTATACGAACTTCTGGCGAAATCCGGGTCGGAGACGCCGCCCCGGGTCCGGGTGATTGGCAATGCGCCCAATAAGATCCGCTCCGCCGGACAGTTCAGGAGTTACCCATGACTGAAAAAAGAACTGTTTATATTACCCGCGCCACTGTGGAATTATATAAAGTGCTCAAATTCGAAAATCTTGCGTCCAGCGGCGGCGAAGCCAAGCACATGATTGCCGACGGGCTGGTCCGGGTTAACGGGCAGATTGAGACAAGAAAAAGAAAACAAATTTTCCCCGGCGATGTTATAGAATTTTACGATATCACCCTTGATGTCTGCATGGAGAAATGAGGGACGCATTGCCTTGCCCCTGAGCTATAGGATCTTCCGGTTCTTCAGGATAAAATCCGGTGTGGCCGTCGGGGTGGGTCAAAGGCCACCCTTTTTTGCCGGGGGCACCAAGCCAGGGGGCAGCCAGGGGCACCTTTCCGCCCCCCCCGGGGATATCAACGGCAAAAACAGGCATGGCCAGACCGGACACATGCCTTCGAAGTTCATTGACAATGGCAAGGGAGCGGCTCAAAGGGACCCTGAAATGGGCGGTGCCCATTGCCAGATCCCCCTGGAAAAGATAATACGGCTTTACGCCCAGACCCACAAGGCTGGTGAACAGCCCGGCTAAAACATGAACCTCATCATTCACCCCTTTGAGAAGGACCGTCTGGTTGGCAAGGCTTAAACCGTTTTTTCGCAAGCGTTCCAGGCATGCCCTTGTTTCAGCGGTCAATTCATCTGGATGGTTGATGTGAGTCATGATCCAGGCCCCGCCATGATCTGCCAGCAGGTCCATCAGCCGACCGTCCTCAAACCGGGCCGGGTCTGACACCGGCATGCGGGTTCCGATCCTCAGGGTGATATGGGAACGGGTCTGCCTGA is drawn from uncultured Desulfobacter sp. and contains these coding sequences:
- a CDS encoding RNA-binding S4 domain-containing protein; translated protein: MTEKRTVYITRATVELYKVLKFENLASSGGEAKHMIADGLVRVNGQIETRKRKQIFPGDVIEFYDITLDVCMEK
- a CDS encoding KamA family radical SAM protein; its protein translation is MMYPEKMTPHLEALTLDSRAVAAMFRYDEREEATLDYELADPLGEGRYTVAGRAVHQYPDRLLVHVTGQCAAHCRYCFRRTGTHRACGPLDKRETGLILDYLKGNGQIKEVLLSGGDPFTMGTDQWKYLLNGIRQTRSHITLRIGTRMPVSDPARFEDGRLMDLLADHGGAWIMTHINHPDELTAETRACLERLRKNGLSLANQTVLLKGVNDEVHVLAGLFTSLVGLGVKPYYLFQGDLAMGTAHFRVPLSRSLAIVNELRRHVSGLAMPVFAVDIPGGGGKVPLAAPWLGAPGKKGWPLTHPDGHTGFYPEEPEDPIAQGQGNASLISPCRHQG